TTCTCCGCATTGGCATTCAAAATCATGACAGACCCTTACGTTGGTAAATTGACATTCTTCCGCGTATACTCTGGTGTTCTTCAATCCGGATCATATGTATTGAATGCCACTAAAAACAAACGTGAGCGTATCGGTCGTATCCTTCAAATGCATGCGAACAGCCGTCAAGAAATCACTGTAGTATACTCCGGTGATATTGCAGCTGCCGTAGGTTTGAAAGATACGGGTACAGGTGATACACTATGTGATGAGAAAAATCCGGTTATCCTGGAGTCAATGAACTTCCCTGATCCGGTTATCGAAATCGCCGTTGAACCTAAAACCAAAGCTGACCAAGATAAAATGGGTGTTGCTCTCGGTAAGTTGACTGAAGAGGATCCAACTCTTCGTGCTCATACTGACGAAGAAACAGGTCAAACAATCTTGGCAGGTATGGGTGAGCTTCACCTTGATATCATCATCGACCGTATGCGTCGTGAGTTCAAGGTTGAAACTACTGTGGGTAAACCACAAGTAGCTTACCGTGAAACATTCCGTGCTCCAGCGCGCGTTGAAGGTAAATTCGTACGTCAATCCGGTGGTCGTGGTCAATACGGTCACGTATGGGTTGAATTCGAACCTCTCGAGCCGGGTACAGGCAGCCAGTTCGAAAGTAAGGTTGTCGGTGGTTCCGTACCAAGAGAATACATTCAACCTGCACTGTCAGGGATTGAAGAGCAAATGAAAAACGGCGTTATTGCAGGCTTCCCGCTTGTTGACGTTAAGGCTACAATCGTAGACGGATCTTACCATGATGTCGATTCCAATGAGATGGCATTTAAAATTGCCGGATCTATGGCGCTTAAAGCGGCTAAAGACAAGTGTAAACCAGTTCTGCTTGAGCCTATCATGAAAGTAGAAGTAACTGTTCCAGAAGAGTACATGGGTGACGTAATGGGTATGTTGAACTCCCGTCGTGGCCGCATCGAAGGTATGGATTCCCGTAGTGGAGCTCAAATCATCCGTGCTAAGGTACCTCTGTCTGAAATGTTTGGTTACTCTACAACTCTTCGTTCCGGTACTCAAGGACGCGGCGTATTCTCCATGGAACTCTCTCACTATGAAGAAGTTCCTAAGAGCATCGCTGAAGAAATCGTTGCCAAAACAAAAGGCACCGAGTAGTTTTCTCACACTGGATGCAAGTGCATAAGAATTCAATTCGGAGCACTTCATTCAGTGAAAACATAAAATTATAATTTTAAGGAGGCCACGTTCAAATGGCAAAGGCTAAATACGAACGTAATAAACCCCACGTTAACATCGGTACTATTGGTCACGTCGATCACGGTAAAACAACTCTGACTGCTGCAATCACAACTGTATTGTCCAAAACTTACGGTGGTGCTGCAATTGCATTCGACCAAATCGACAAAGCTCCAGAAGAGCGCGAACGCGGTATCACAATCTCCACATCACACGTTGAGTACGAAACTGACACTCGTCACTACGCTCACGTTGACTGCCCAGGTCACGCCGACTATGTTAAAAACATGATCACTGGCGCGGCTCAAATGGATGGAGCTATCTTGGTAGTATCCGCAGCAGACGGCCCAATGCCACAAACTCGTGAGCACATCTTGCTCTCCCGTCAAGTAGGCGTACCTTACATTGTTGTATTCTTGAACAAATGTGACATGGTTGAAGACGAAGAGTTGTTGGAATTGGTTGAGATGGAAGTTCGCGACCTTCTTAACGAATATGAGTTCCCAGGTGACGATACTCCAATCACACGTGGATCCGCTCGTGAAGCTCTGGCAAACCCAGATGGCGAATGGGCTCAAAAAATCGTTGAGATGTTCAAAGAGATCGACACTTACATCCCACTGCCTGAGCGTCAAACTGACAAGCCTTTCTTGATGCCTGTCGAGGACGTATTCTCCATCACTGGTCGTGGTACTGTTGCTACTGGCCGTGTAGAGCGTGGTACTGTTAAAGTCGGCGAAGAGATCGAAATCGTTGGTATCACTGAAGAAACTAAAAAATCCGTTGTAACAGGCGTTGAGATGTTCCGTAAATTGTTGGATTCCGCTCAAGCGGGTGACAACATCGGTGCATTGTTGCGTGGTGTTGACCGTACTCAAATCGAGCGTGGTCAAGTACTTGCAAAACCAGGTTCTGTTAAGCCACACACAGAATTCACGGCTCAAATCTACGTTCTGACTAAAGAAGAGGGCGGACGTCACAAACCATTCTTCACTGGTTACCGTCCACAGTTCTACTTCCGTACAACTGACGTAACAGGCATCATCAACTTGCCTGAAGGTACTGAAATGGTAATGCCTGGTGATAACATCACTGTTACTGTTTCCCTGATCTCCCCAATCGCGATTGAAGAAGGAACTAAATTCTCCATTCGTGAAGGCGGACGTACAGTAGGTGCCGGTTCCGTAGCATCTATCCAAAAATAATTCGGCTTAACGCTGAATAAAGCATATGTAACAGTGTACTGGAACGAGTAACATTGTATTGTAACGAAGCTTCGGAAGAGTTCTTTATCCGACATCGGATAGAGAACTCTTTTATTATGTTTAAAGTTCGGAACCTGCGTCATACGAAATGAACATCATTTACGAGTTTAGAAGGATTGGCAAGGCAGCCTGGATATTGAAGATTAACACTGCAATAAACGAAGTCATTTCATCAGAAAAGATAAGTTTAAATGTTTTTCTTAAATATGCTTGCAATACGCCTATCTTTTCTATATAATAATGAATGTTGTTCTGTGACGTTGCGATGATGTGAGAGGTTACTGGCACACCCGGCCCCTTTGCCATGGGAGAGTGGCTAGAAAATTTTCACGGAGTATGTCCGATAAAAAATTGGGCGATAGAAGGAGGGACTAAAATGGCAAAGCAAAAAATTCGTATTCGTTTGAAAGCTTACGACCACAGAATTCTTGATCAATCCGCGGAGAAAATTGTTGAAACAGCAAAACGTTCGGGTGCTGGTGTATCCGGTCCGATTCCGCTTCCTACTGAAAAACAAATCATTACTATTCTTCGTGCGGTGCACAAGTACAAGGATTCTCGGGAACAATTCGAACAACGTACACATAAACGTTTGATCGACATCGTTAACCCGACTCCACAAACTGTGGATGCCTTGATGCGCTTGGATCTGCCGTCCGGTGTAGATATCGAAATTAAATTGTAATACAAGCTACAACAAAGACCATGTATAAAGGAAAAGAGGTGTCAACATGAAAGCAATCTTAGGAAAAAAACTCGGAATGACTCAAGTATTTACTCCTGAAGGTAACGTCGTTCCAGTAACGGTTATCGAAGCAGGCCCTTGTGTTGTTTTGCAAAAGAAAGACATTGAGAACGATGGCTACGAAGCAATTCAAATCGGTTACTCCGATAAGAAAGAGAAAAATGCTAACAAGCCAGAAGCAGGTCACGCTAAAAAAGCGAACACTGCCCCTAAGCGCTACGTTCGTGAAGTTCGCGGTATCAACATCGCAGAATATGAAGTTGGCCAAGAACTGAAAGCTGACATTTTCGCTGAAGGCGAATTCGTTGACGTAACGGGTATTTCTAAAGGTAAAGGTTTTGCCGGCGTTATCAAACGTTGGGGACAAAGCACTGGACCTATGTCACACGGTTCGCGTTATCACCGTGGCCCTGGTTCAATGGGTTCGATCCAAGCTAACCGCGTTCCTAAAGGCAAACGCCTGCCAGGACACATGGGACATGATACTATTACAATCCAACGTCTTGAAGTAGTTAAAGTAGACGCTGAGCGTAACGTGTTGCTCGTGAAAGGTTCCATTCCTGGGCCGAAAAACAGTCTCATCAGAGTTAAAGAAACGGTGAAAAAATAACCACTGAAGAAAGGAGGAACACAAAATGCCAAAAGTATCAGTTTACAATGTAGATGGTAGCCAAGTAGGCGAAGTTGAATTGAACGATGCGGTTTTCGGAATTGAGCCGAACCAACACGTTCTGTACGATGCAGTTCTTATGCAACGCGCTTCCCTTCGTCAAGGTACCCACAAAGTAAAAGGACGTTCTGAAGTACGTGGCGGTGGACGTAAGCCTTGGAAACAAAAAGGTACAGGTCGCGCTCGTCAAGGTTCAATTCGTTCACCACAATGGAAAGGCGGCGGTATCGTATTTGGTCCAACACCACGGAGCTATGCGTATAAACTGCCTAAGAAAGTTCGCCGCTTGGCGATCAAATCAGCCCTTTCATCCAAAGTGCTTGACAATGACATTATCGTTTTGGACGCTCTCACGTTGAGCACGCCTAAAACTAAAGAATTCGCAGCCATCTTGAGTAACCTCAAAGTGGGACGTAAAGCTTTGATCGTAGCTCCTAGCTATGATGATAATGTAGCTCTTTCCGCACGGAATATTCCAGGCGTGAAATTCGTAGCTGCTGACGGCATTAATGTTCTTGACGTGCTTTCGCACGACAAATTGATCATTACGAAAGAAGCAGTTCAGAAGGTAGAGGAGGTGCTCGCGTAATGAAGGATCCTCGTGATATTGTAAAACGTCCGATTATTACGGAACGTACTGCTGACATGATGAACGACTTGAAATATGTATTTGAAGTCGATATCCGTGCAAACAAAACCGAGATCAAAAAGGCAGTAGAAGCTATTTTCAATGTAAAAGTGAAAAACGTGAACACGCTTCGTGTTCCAGCTAAGCCGAAACGGTACGGACGTTATTCCGGATATACTAGCGAATGGAAAAAAGCGTTTGTAACGCTGACAAAAGACAGCAAAACGCTTGAGTTCTTTGAAACTGTATAATTGAATTTTTGAAGTAAGGAGGGAAACCCAGTGCCAATCAAAAAGTATAAACCAACATCCCCGGCAAGACGGAACATGTCCGTTTCTACATTTGAGGAAATCACCACAAATCAGCCGGAGAAATCGTTGTTGGCCCCGTTGAGCAAACAAGCAGGCCGCAACAACCAAGGTAAAATTACAGTTCGTCACCATGGTGGTGGACACAAACGTAAATACCGTATCATTGACTTCAAACGTACTAAAGATGGAATACCGGGCCGCGTTGCTACGATTGAGTATGACCCGAACCGTACATCCAACATCGCTCTGATTCACTATGCTGATGGTGAGAAACGTTATATCATCGCTCCTAAAGGTTTGAAAGTTGGAGATCAAGTGTTCTCCGGACCTGAATCAGACATCAAAATCGGTAACGCACTGCCACTCGAAAACATTCCAGTAGGTACCGTTATCCACAACATCGAGTTGAAACCAGGTAAAGGCGGACAATTGGTTCGTGCTGCTGGTACAGAAGCTCAATTGCTTGGTAAAGAAGAAAAATACGTTTCCGTTCGTCTCTCTTCCGGAGAAGTTCGTCGTATTTTGAAAGTTTGCCGCGCGACAATCGGATCTGTTGGTAACCAAGACCACGAGCTCATCAAAATCGGTAAAGCCGGTCGTAGCCGTTGGTTGGGTAAACGTCCTGAGGTTCGTGGTGTAGTAATGAACCCTAACGATCACCCACACGGTGGTGGTGAAGGTCGTGCTCCAATCGGACGTAAATCGCCAATGTCACCATGGGGTAAACCTACTCTTGGTTACAAAACGCGTAAGAAAAATAAAGCTTCTGATAAATACATCATTCGCCGCCGCACGAAGTAATACACACTGTGCATAACTTCGTGAGGCATCTGCGGATGCATAATAGCTACGTTTGAAGGGAGGATCTCCACATGGGTCGCAGTTTGAAAAAAGGGCCATTCATTGATGGCTACATGCTCAAAAAGGTAGAAGAGATGGAAGCTTCAGGTAAGAAGAACGTAATCAAAACCTGGTCCCGTCGTTCTACAATTTTCCCGCAATTCATCGGACACACATTCGGCGTTTACGATGGTCGTAAACACGTGCCAGTGTATGTAACTGAGGACATGGTCGGACACAAACTGGGTGAGTTCGCTCCAACCCGTACGTACAAAGGCCATACTGATGATGATAAGAAAACAAGAAGATAAATGAACATCTTTAATGTTTGAGAGGAGGTTACACAATGGAAGCAAAAGCACATGCTAAGTTTATCCGGATTGCTCCTCGTAAAGTTCAACTCGTTGTTGACTTGATTCGCGGCAAGCAAGTAGGTGAGGCGGTTGCCATTCTCCGTCACACTCCGAAATCCGCTTCTCCAATCGTTGAGAAGTTGCTTAACTCCGCTATTGCGAATGCGGAACATAACTATTCTTTGGATGTTAACAACTTGGTTATCTCGCAAGCTTACGTGAACCAAGGACCGACAATGAAACGTTTCCGCCCTCGTGCAATGGGACGTGCAAGTCGTATTAACAAACGTACTAGCCACATTACTTTGGTGGTATCTGAGAAGTAGAAGGAGGGGAAATGTGTGGGCCAAAAGGTAAATCCAGTCGGACTCCGTGTCGGAATTATCCGTGACTGGGAATCTAAGTGGTATGCAGGCAAAGACTTCGGTGATCTTTTGATGGAAGACGTGAGAATTCGTGAATTCCTGAAAAATAAATTGAAAGACTCCGCTTTATCTCGTGTAGAAATTGAGAGAGCGGCTAACCGCGTAAACGTAACGATTCACACTGCTAAACCAGGTATGGTTATTGGTAAGGGTGGTTCGGAAGTTGAAAATCTTCGTAACCAAATTACGAAAATTGCTGGCGGTAAAAAAGTACACATCAACATTTCTGAAATTAAGAACCAAGACTTGGACGCTGTTCTTGTAGCTGAAAGCATTGCACAACAATTGGAACGTCGTGTTTCTTTCCGTCGTGCTCTGAAACAAGCAATTCAAAGAACTATGCGCTCCGGTGCTAAAGGTATCAAAACTCAAGTAGGCGGACGTCTTGGCGGTGCTGAGATCGCACGTTCTGAAGGCTACAGCGAAGGAACTGTTCCACTGCACACACTGCGTGCTGACATTGACTATGGTACAGCAGAGGCTCATACTACTTACGGACTTATCGGCGTAAAAGTATGGATCTATCGTGGAGAGGTTCTTCCTACGGCTAAGAAACAAGCTGCTAAGGAAGGAGGCAACTAATCATGTTGGTACCAAAACGCGTAAAACACCGTAAGCAACAA
The nucleotide sequence above comes from Paenibacillus sp. W2I17. Encoded proteins:
- the fusA gene encoding elongation factor G, producing the protein MAREFSLKNTRNIGIMAHIDAGKTTTTERILFYTGRTHKIGEVHEGAATMDWMEQEQERGITITSAATTAAWKGHRVNIIDTPGHVDFTVEVERSLRVLDGAVGVFSAKEGVEPQSETVWRQADKYGVPRIAYVNKMDIIGADFLNVVSDMRDRLQANAVAIQLPIGAENDFTGIIDIVAQRAHMYKDDLGQDIEETDIPAEFADQVEELRNELIERVAELDEDLTMKYLEGEEITIDEIKAVLRKGVVDVKIFPVICGSSYRNKGVQLMLDAVIDYLPAPTDVPSITGHLEDGTEAVRQSSDEEPFSALAFKIMTDPYVGKLTFFRVYSGVLQSGSYVLNATKNKRERIGRILQMHANSRQEITVVYSGDIAAAVGLKDTGTGDTLCDEKNPVILESMNFPDPVIEIAVEPKTKADQDKMGVALGKLTEEDPTLRAHTDEETGQTILAGMGELHLDIIIDRMRREFKVETTVGKPQVAYRETFRAPARVEGKFVRQSGGRGQYGHVWVEFEPLEPGTGSQFESKVVGGSVPREYIQPALSGIEEQMKNGVIAGFPLVDVKATIVDGSYHDVDSNEMAFKIAGSMALKAAKDKCKPVLLEPIMKVEVTVPEEYMGDVMGMLNSRRGRIEGMDSRSGAQIIRAKVPLSEMFGYSTTLRSGTQGRGVFSMELSHYEEVPKSIAEEIVAKTKGTE
- the tuf gene encoding elongation factor Tu, producing MAKAKYERNKPHVNIGTIGHVDHGKTTLTAAITTVLSKTYGGAAIAFDQIDKAPEERERGITISTSHVEYETDTRHYAHVDCPGHADYVKNMITGAAQMDGAILVVSAADGPMPQTREHILLSRQVGVPYIVVFLNKCDMVEDEELLELVEMEVRDLLNEYEFPGDDTPITRGSAREALANPDGEWAQKIVEMFKEIDTYIPLPERQTDKPFLMPVEDVFSITGRGTVATGRVERGTVKVGEEIEIVGITEETKKSVVTGVEMFRKLLDSAQAGDNIGALLRGVDRTQIERGQVLAKPGSVKPHTEFTAQIYVLTKEEGGRHKPFFTGYRPQFYFRTTDVTGIINLPEGTEMVMPGDNITVTVSLISPIAIEEGTKFSIREGGRTVGAGSVASIQK
- the rpsJ gene encoding 30S ribosomal protein S10: MAKQKIRIRLKAYDHRILDQSAEKIVETAKRSGAGVSGPIPLPTEKQIITILRAVHKYKDSREQFEQRTHKRLIDIVNPTPQTVDALMRLDLPSGVDIEIKL
- the rplC gene encoding 50S ribosomal protein L3, which produces MKAILGKKLGMTQVFTPEGNVVPVTVIEAGPCVVLQKKDIENDGYEAIQIGYSDKKEKNANKPEAGHAKKANTAPKRYVREVRGINIAEYEVGQELKADIFAEGEFVDVTGISKGKGFAGVIKRWGQSTGPMSHGSRYHRGPGSMGSIQANRVPKGKRLPGHMGHDTITIQRLEVVKVDAERNVLLVKGSIPGPKNSLIRVKETVKK
- the rplD gene encoding 50S ribosomal protein L4, which encodes MPKVSVYNVDGSQVGEVELNDAVFGIEPNQHVLYDAVLMQRASLRQGTHKVKGRSEVRGGGRKPWKQKGTGRARQGSIRSPQWKGGGIVFGPTPRSYAYKLPKKVRRLAIKSALSSKVLDNDIIVLDALTLSTPKTKEFAAILSNLKVGRKALIVAPSYDDNVALSARNIPGVKFVAADGINVLDVLSHDKLIITKEAVQKVEEVLA
- the rplW gene encoding 50S ribosomal protein L23 encodes the protein MKDPRDIVKRPIITERTADMMNDLKYVFEVDIRANKTEIKKAVEAIFNVKVKNVNTLRVPAKPKRYGRYSGYTSEWKKAFVTLTKDSKTLEFFETV
- the rplB gene encoding 50S ribosomal protein L2, with product MPIKKYKPTSPARRNMSVSTFEEITTNQPEKSLLAPLSKQAGRNNQGKITVRHHGGGHKRKYRIIDFKRTKDGIPGRVATIEYDPNRTSNIALIHYADGEKRYIIAPKGLKVGDQVFSGPESDIKIGNALPLENIPVGTVIHNIELKPGKGGQLVRAAGTEAQLLGKEEKYVSVRLSSGEVRRILKVCRATIGSVGNQDHELIKIGKAGRSRWLGKRPEVRGVVMNPNDHPHGGGEGRAPIGRKSPMSPWGKPTLGYKTRKKNKASDKYIIRRRTK
- the rpsS gene encoding 30S ribosomal protein S19, with protein sequence MGRSLKKGPFIDGYMLKKVEEMEASGKKNVIKTWSRRSTIFPQFIGHTFGVYDGRKHVPVYVTEDMVGHKLGEFAPTRTYKGHTDDDKKTRR
- the rplV gene encoding 50S ribosomal protein L22, translating into MEAKAHAKFIRIAPRKVQLVVDLIRGKQVGEAVAILRHTPKSASPIVEKLLNSAIANAEHNYSLDVNNLVISQAYVNQGPTMKRFRPRAMGRASRINKRTSHITLVVSEK
- the rpsC gene encoding 30S ribosomal protein S3, giving the protein MGQKVNPVGLRVGIIRDWESKWYAGKDFGDLLMEDVRIREFLKNKLKDSALSRVEIERAANRVNVTIHTAKPGMVIGKGGSEVENLRNQITKIAGGKKVHINISEIKNQDLDAVLVAESIAQQLERRVSFRRALKQAIQRTMRSGAKGIKTQVGGRLGGAEIARSEGYSEGTVPLHTLRADIDYGTAEAHTTYGLIGVKVWIYRGEVLPTAKKQAAKEGGN